GAGATAGAAGACAGGCTTGGGATTATGGCAATAGATATTTATGGACTGAGTGAAATTATTGGACCCGGAGTTGCAACTGAATGCCACTTAAGGCGTGGAATGCATATAGCAGAGGACCATTTTATTCCTGAAATAATTGATCCTGTGACACAAGAAGTACTTCCTTATGGAACTAAGGGTGAACTTGTATTTACCACAGTGACAAAAGAAGGTTTACCGCTGATAAGATACAGAACTAGAGATATATCTACTCTGAACTATGAGAAATGTGAATGTGGCAGAACATCTGTAAGAATGTCCAAGGTGTCGGGCAGAACTGACGACATGCTTATAATAAGGGGAGTAAATGTATTCCCATCACAGATCGAAAGTGTACTTCTTGAAATAGCTGAAGTTGCACCGCATTATCTTCTTATAGTAGATAGAATTGAGAATCTTGATATTCTTGAAGTTTGGGTTGAAATGAATCAAAATATGTTCTCTGATGAAGTAAAAAGAGTAGAAGAAGTTGAACGCAAAATTAGAAAAGAATTAGATAGTGCAATTGGTATCAATGCAAAAGTAAAATTGGTAGAGCCAAAGACAATAGAAAGAAGTGAAGGAAAGGCAAAACGTGTTATTGATAAACGTAAACTGGTATAAGATTGCGTGTTTTTAAACTGATACTTATTATGAGTTTTAATTGGCAGTACCTAATAAAAGGAGGGGATAGTAATGCTTATAAAACAAATATCTGTATTCCTTGAAAACAAATCTGGAAGATTGGCTGAAGTAACACAGGTTTTAGGGCAAAACAATATTGACATCAGTGCATTGTCGATAGCTGATACAACTGATTTTGGTATTTTGAGGCTTATTGTCAATAACCCTGATAAGGCTGAAAAAGTACTAAAGGATAATGAGTTTACTGTAAGCTCCACAAATGTAATTGCTATAGCAGTGGAAGATAAGCCAGGAGGGCTCTCAAAAGCTTTAAGCCTATTAGATAAGCAGGCTATAGGAATAGAATACATGTATGCCTTTGTTGGGAAAACTTCTGATGAGGCTATGGTTATAATTAGGGTTGATGAGACAGACAAGGCAATAGATGCATTAGTTAAAAGCGGTATTAAGGTATTATCTTCGGAAAGTGTATATAAATTGTAAGATGAGAGTGCATTTTTAACACTCGAATATTTATATTTTGTGATGTAAAAGACTGTGTTAAAAAGCCTTGTGAAATTATTTTTTCATGAGGCTTTTTTGGAATTTGAGAAATTTGTAGAGCAAAAGTTCAATAATGAGATAGAGCTAAATGTCCTCCGAGATTATTGTGAGGATTTTACAAATATATTTTTGTGATAGGGAATGGTTTTATGGATATAAAGAAGGAGCCTTTGGCGTATAGAATGAGGCCGAAAACATTAGAAGAATTTTTTGGTCAGGAGGATATTGTTGGAAGCGGTAAGCTTTTATACAGGATGATTAAAGCTGACAGGATTACATCTGTTATCTTATATGGTCCTCCAGGCACGGGTAAAACATCTCTGGCAAGAATTATTGCAAATACAACGAAGGCTAATTTTGAAAAGTTAAACGCTGTTACAGCTGGAGTTTCAGATATAAAGAGGATTGTAGCAGATACAAGAAACCAGATTCTAAACCCAAGTCAGAAGACTGTACTTTTTGTTGATGAGATACACAGATTTAATAAAGCTCAACAGGATGCATTGTTGCCTTATGTGGAGGACGGTACAATAATTCTAGTTGGAGCTACAACAGAAAATCCTTACTTTGAGGTCAATAAGGCTCTTATATCCAGGTCTTCTGTATTTATGCTAAAACCTTTGGGAATGGGAGCAATAATTTCAATAGTCAAAAATGCACTTCATGACAAGGAAAGAGGCCTTGGTAGTTATGATATCAATATTGATGACGAAACTCTTAATTTTGTTGCCGAATTTTGCAACGGCGATGCCAGAATAGCTTTAAATGCAATTGAACTTGCAGTTTTGACTTCAACAATGGATAGGGACGGGAAAATATTTATTGACATAAAAACTGTTGAAGAATGTATGCAAAAGAGGGTATTGAAGTTTGATAAAACTGGGGAAGGGCATTATGATAATATAAGTGCATTTATTAAGTCAATGAGGGGAAGTGACCCGGATGCAGTGGTTCTTTACCTTGCCAGAGCACTTTATGCAGGGGAAGATCCTATGTTTTTGGCTAGAAGGATAATGATATGCGCTTCTGAAGATGTTGGTACTGCAAACCCTACTGCACTTCAGGTAGCTGTAGCTGCTGCGCAAGCTATACATATGGTAGGAATGCCAGAGGCGAGAATAATTCTTTCTCATGCTGCAATAACCGTAGCTACAAGTCCTAAATCAAATTCGTGCTATACTGCAATCAATAAAGCACTTAGTGATGTAGAAAGTAAAAACACAGGTGAAGTACCTATGCACCTTAGAAATGCAGTAACATCAGGAATGGGAAACTTAGGTTATGGGAAAGGATACAAGTATGCACATGATTTTCCGGGCAATATCGTAGAACAGGAATATCTTCCTAATGAAATGAAAGGTACAATTTACTATAATCCTACTTCAAACGGGTATGAGGTCAAAATAAAAGAGTGGCTTGATAAGAGAAGAAGTAAGTCATAAATTGTAAGTGTTGCTACGTTATGTAAATGTTTGTTAAATAAAAACTCCGGCACATCTCGGAGTTTTTGCTTCTTTTACTTCGTTCGATGGAGGCATAATAGAAAAAGCTATGGT
This window of the Acetivibrio cellulolyticus CD2 genome carries:
- a CDS encoding ACT domain-containing protein codes for the protein MLIKQISVFLENKSGRLAEVTQVLGQNNIDISALSIADTTDFGILRLIVNNPDKAEKVLKDNEFTVSSTNVIAIAVEDKPGGLSKALSLLDKQAIGIEYMYAFVGKTSDEAMVIIRVDETDKAIDALVKSGIKVLSSESVYKL
- a CDS encoding replication-associated recombination protein A; its protein translation is MDIKKEPLAYRMRPKTLEEFFGQEDIVGSGKLLYRMIKADRITSVILYGPPGTGKTSLARIIANTTKANFEKLNAVTAGVSDIKRIVADTRNQILNPSQKTVLFVDEIHRFNKAQQDALLPYVEDGTIILVGATTENPYFEVNKALISRSSVFMLKPLGMGAIISIVKNALHDKERGLGSYDINIDDETLNFVAEFCNGDARIALNAIELAVLTSTMDRDGKIFIDIKTVEECMQKRVLKFDKTGEGHYDNISAFIKSMRGSDPDAVVLYLARALYAGEDPMFLARRIMICASEDVGTANPTALQVAVAAAQAIHMVGMPEARIILSHAAITVATSPKSNSCYTAINKALSDVESKNTGEVPMHLRNAVTSGMGNLGYGKGYKYAHDFPGNIVEQEYLPNEMKGTIYYNPTSNGYEVKIKEWLDKRRSKS